CTTGACTTTGAAATATAAAGATGTAGGATTGAGGTATGTATTACGATGACTATATTAAAGAAATTAAATATAATATACTGGTCGGCACAGAGAGAAGTTTATCACTTCAAAAGGCTTCACTATTTCATCGTAGTACATACCTTTTCTGTGCCGGCCTTTTTTATTGGGAGTTCACTAATGACAAGAGACTTCAAAGGAATATGGATACCAAAAGAAATATGGTTGGATGAAAATTTAACAATTATGGAGAAAGTATTTTTGGTTGAAATAGATAGTTTGGATAAACATAACGAATGTTTTGCAAGTAATAATTATTTTGCTTCTTTTTTTAAGGTTACTCCACAAAGGGCAAGTCAAATAATAAATTCATTAATAAAAAAGGGTATTATTTCAGCAAAGTATGAAAGAAATGGAAAACAGGTCATTAAAAGGGTATTAAATATATTTGATAGGTATCAAATAAATGTTAAGAGGGTATCAAATAAATTAACAGGGGGTATCAAGAAAAGTTTAAGAGGGTATCAAGAAAATGTTAAAGATAATAATACACTTAATAAAACACTTAATAATACAATTAATAAAAGCAAAAAAAATCCTAAACACAAATACGGAGAATATTCTCATGTATTACTTACTGATAAAGAATACAAACAACTTGAAGAAAAGCTCGGAGCTTCTGGCCGTGATGAATGGATAAAGATACTTGATGAAGGTATAGAGTTGAAGGGTTATAAGTATGCGTCTCATTATATGGCAA
This window of the Bacillota bacterium genome carries:
- a CDS encoding helix-turn-helix domain-containing protein — protein: MTRDFKGIWIPKEIWLDENLTIMEKVFLVEIDSLDKHNECFASNNYFASFFKVTPQRASQIINSLIKKGIISAKYERNGKQVIKRVLNIFDRYQINVKRVSNKLTGGIKKSLRGYQENVKDNNTLNKTLNNTINKSKKNPKHKYGEYSHVLLTDKEYKQLEEKLGASGRDEWIKILDEGIELKGYKYASHYMAILKWHNNDKDNDKAGKKLVPDDKWGYDD